The Tamandua tetradactyla isolate mTamTet1 chromosome 8, mTamTet1.pri, whole genome shotgun sequence genome includes a window with the following:
- the CEP295 gene encoding centrosomal protein of 295 kDa isoform X6 has translation MQCRLWKGTRNETQPTTAIAQSLVLLHPQEEAARIRISARQKQVMEIEEQKQKQLELLEQIEKQRLRLETDCLRTHLEEEKRKNTQQTQVDLVPTSCAIISDEEIHRQMIHNYQHQLLQQNRLHRQSVETAMKQLHEYQTMLKERCPSMLATSLTSDSILSVPRQKFERPTVTSQHWDHAQRPKLQPNKYRPVKPIQTSQLEPNLFPKRQVETAETLSTSDILVKQSLESKEQLSLFSQDEAQQREYKLVPKDSHRLPGVFSHNRQLILQDAKKISQTSKAKTFQTSNSQQLFSENSESISSKLTESSSFLPLATEHSFSSLPAKIESGRFQEPFSTREKSTVSLFHSVVGQMQDRSLPSSGHITAQQSNLKTLQEQLDLHKEVLRTRQEAHKQLLMCKQKELEEQIGFSLFFPLVAPHSFASLPSAEAESRRIQESSPTKKDTPAVSSDHPMVQQFQDKLLSVSQPILLQQDNLKFLQEQLNIQRGSLEARQETQEVLFVHKQKELDKKVSFEQAEPTSVPSQLAQQTSLLFAEIKSEKIQEPYPTKSAKGVLSSQSEIPESQERSLSFQQQFPPLHDGLNLLQEQLTTQRESLQARHEAQGELLLQRQKDLGEKKSRQVSSSFSPMVAQYSVASQASAKAEPKKIQKLHLSDKEDIIPSSHLVISTCQDKSLSFPHHSLPQEENLTTLLQQSHIKKVMTGTKQETQEFIHKQCELDKRISSEQAGSSSFLFQGTDSEPFQEFMSVKSDSTVPSSQSKIPRFQESLLRFSQHAVPLQSKLEEHQEWLDTGRKALHFSQKLQENVFSEQTGSFSFTPELGQLSLTSLPSTESGTIQEPLSKENDSKIPSSYFQIPQLQDRLLKISQFILPQQRNLKALQEQLAMQREAIIQSKQEAQQELLLHKQKEWKERISPEQVGTSSFLPLVAQHSFASLPLTESERIEELYPTKNDNTVSAGPSEIPKLPDRPLGLSKSVFSQQDNLIALQEHLPAQTNALPSSEKTENELVLPIQHKFEVKVSSDHYGDLKALQQQLDIQRKSIRSSQEVQENLLLQRLSKLEKRVLPNQISSSSFLFPEALPVANSERTQEPLITSKDVVPSNYPEILNSKDSLLNLSQPVLAQQDNLTALQEQLDFQREVVCSNEKAQEKLLLKKENKLNKSEFSEHAVSSLFLPKKTENSFIPPPFAEATSKTIYEVDSSKNERVSPLIDSISQFQDRLLNFSQPILAQQDNFGLQKQLNLQRKVLRYSQKAQEELLVQRQMALQQQIQKHRETLKDFFKDSQTSNPTVEIDLKTQKMEHLREWFPYLQDLARNYQEGVNHADRSNSNDNQLLSEDFTAKLSGVPLDKELGRSSSKPPVAKIKCGLDLNQHELSAIQEVESPGSGKTSLLGKIEFYQDRDPVRVSISREQSLLGNLLDHDPFGHLQPVAQKNVYSDDHDEAVKESVFENHRVLSYAVEEEKQRDLVPTVKPDNKAKTQEICHEPLSSITVSTGSILSSENTDLSLTGTEEEFTSDQMHIQQIVDKYINEANMMPEKTDFQVPAVDLDFPELEHTFPNLHRQLFKPLEPHPDSDLSSSFSGISQDNTDFSKSSDSSESHHVTLLPKITVSNIALRTSPHSFLNTVNQQPDPNSNHAAALSFATENIERCEQSVQQLLPEFSSEGSQHADLPSIFSIEARVSSQGMENQNYSSEQKEILQIKKKSSVFTSSDETNVFESLNVQHSTPCGSISSECSIKDQLEGRKERLLQRERLTKDGKNGTCGVLDINPYAEETDSQLLVRAVEMGTPVHTPHSLPIQNEIHFENSAKTEIAEILRNTSQQAESALFIGSGSFSVHSSVPIWETESGHGIMEEPELTLVSTSDNSVAEMDFENLTLEEKETKAKNCFQVSEFLPLLPEIETSDSLAISKRSGETPASQPEDITALPGSLQEAFLKRKKSFIAKSSQRQKEIRNKIRVSKNSPVTLLHEKPTGSSTSHLKGTGKVRVFLPKDRKIAEALIHQRTLRSYNHLPEVKQQNETKAQEVYAKAKEFHKKTLERLRAKNTY, from the exons ATGCAGTGTAGACTCTGGAAAGGAACaag aaatgagactcAGCCTACCACAGCTATAGCTCAGAGTTTAGTTCTACTTCATCCTcaagaggaagcagccagaattAGAATATCTGCAAGGCAGAAACAg GTAATGGAAATAGAAGAGCAGAAGCAAAAGCAGTTGGAATTACTTGAACAAATTGAAAAACAGAGGTTAAGATTAGAAACTGACTGCttaaggacccatctggaagaagaaaaaagaaaaaatactcaacaGACTCAG GTTGACCTTGTTCCAACATCCTGTGCCATAATTTCTGATGAAGAAATTCATAGGCAAATGATTCATAACTATCAACATCAGCTTTTACAACAAAACAG GTTACACAGACAGTCTGTTGAAACAGCCATGAAACAATTACATGAATATCAGACTATGTTAAAAGAAAGGTGCCCATCCATGTTAGCTACATCATTGACATCTGATTCTATTTTATCAGTACCACGACAGAAATTTGAAAGACCCACTGTTACATCACAACATTGGGATCATGCTCAAAGACCCAAGTTGCAGCCTAACAAATATCGACCAGTGAAACCCATACAGACCTCCCAATTAGAACCGAATCTCTTTCCAAAAAGACAGGTAGAAACAGCAGAAACATTAAGCACTTCAGATATTTTAGTTAAACAATCTTTGGAATCTAAAGAACAGCTAAGTCTCTTCTCACAGGATGAAGCACAACAGAGAGAATATAAATTGGTCCCTAAAGATTCTCATAGACTTCCAGGAGTTTTCTCACATAACAGGCAACTAATACTACAAGATGCTAAAAAAATTTCTCAAACATCTAAGGCAAAGACTTTTCAGACTTCAAactcccagcagttgttctcaGAAAACAGTGAAAGTATATCTTCTAAACTGACCGAATCCTCTTCATTCCTACCACTGGCGACTGAGCATTCTTTTAGTTCTCTGCCTGCAAAGATTGAATCTGGAAGATTCCAGGAACCCTTTTCAACCAGGGAAAAAAGTACAGTTTCCTTATTCCATTCTGTAGTCGGCCAAATGCAGGATAGGTCTTTACCATCCTCAGGGCATATCACAGCCCAGCAAAGTAATTTGAAGACTCTCCAAGAACAGTTGGACCTACATAAGGAAGTTCTTCGGACAAGACAGGAAGCTCACAAACAATTGCTTATGTGCAAACAGAAAGAATTGGAAGAGCAAATTggtttctctttattctttccattAGTAGCTCCACATTCATTTGCTTCACTGCCTTCTGCTGAAGCTGAATCAAGGAGAATACAGGAATCTTCTCCAACCAAGAAGGATACACCTGCTGTTTCCTCAGACCATCCTATGGTCCAACAATTTCAAGATAAGCTTTTGAGTGTTTCACAGCCTATCTTATTGCAGcaagataatttaaaatttctccaaGAACAGTTGAATATTCAGAGGGGCAGTCTTGAGGCTAGGCAGGAAACCCAGGAAGTATTATTTGTACATAAACAGAAAGAATTGGATAAAAAAGTATCTTTTGAGCAGGCTGAGCCCACTTCTGTCCCATCTCAGTTAGCTCAGCagacttcattactttttgctgAAATTAAATCTGAAAAAATCCAGGAGCCGTATCCAACTAAAAGTGCGAAAGGGGTTCTCTCAAGCCAGTCTGAAATCCCCGAATCTCAGGAAAGGTCTTTGAGTTTCCAACAGCAGTTCCCACCTCTGCATGATGGTTTGAACTTGCTCCAAGAACAGCTGACTACACAGAGGGAATCTCTTCAGGCTAGGCATGAAGCCCAGGGGGAATTACTTTTACAGAGACAAAAAGATTTGGGAGAAAAAAAGTCTAGACAGGTAAGTTCTTCATTCTCACCAATGGTTGCTCAATATTCAGTAGCTTCACAAGCTTCTGCTAAAGCTGAGCctaaaaaaattcagaaacttcATTTATCTGATAAGGAGGATATAATTCCCTCAAGTCATTTGGTAATCTCGACATGTCAGGATAAGTCTCTTAGTTTTCCACACCACAGCCTACCACAGGAAGAAAATTTGACAACGCTCCTACAACAATCACACATAAAGAAGGTAATGACTGGTACTAAACAAGAAACTCAAGAATTTATACACAAACAGTGTGAATTGGACAAAAGAATTTCTTCTGAACAGGCTGGTTCCTCTTCATTTCTATTCCAGGGAACTGATTCTGAACCATTCCAGGAATTTATGTCAGTCAAGAGTGACAGCACAGTTCCTTCAAGCCAATCTAAGATCCCAAGATTTCAGGAGAGCCTTTTAAGATTTTCACAACATGCAGTACCTCTACAAAGTAAGTTAGAGGAACACCAAGAATGGTTAGACACAGGGAGAAAGGCCCTTCATTTTAGCCAAAAACTccaagaaaatgtattttccGAACAAACTGGCTCCTTTTCATTCACACCAGAGTTAGGACAGCTTTCATTAACTTCATTACCTTCTACTGAATCTGGTACAATCCAGGAGCCTCTTTCAAAAGAGAATGATAGTAAAATTCCTTCAAGCTATTTTCAAATTCCACAATTGCAGGATAGGCTTTTGAAGATATCACAATTTATCCTCCCTCAACAGCGTAATTTGAAGGCACTTCAAGAACAGTTAGCTATGCAGAGGGAAGCCATCATTCAATCTAAACAGGAAGCTCAGCAAGAATTACTTTTACATAAACAaaaggaatggaaggaaagaatATCTCCTGAGCAGGTTGGCACCTCTTCCTTCTTACCTCTTGTAGCACAACATTCATTTGCATCATTACCTCTTACTGAATCTGAAAGAATTGAAGAACTTTATCCAACTAAAAATGATAATACAGTTTCTGCAGGTCCTTCTGAGATACCAAAATTACCTGATAGACCTTTGGGATTATCAAAGTCTGTTTTTTCTCAACAGGATAATTTGATTGCACttcaagaacacttgcctgcacAGACAAATGCCCTTCCTTCTAGTGAGAAAACTGAGAATGAATTGGTTTTGCCCATACAACATAAATTTGAGGTAAAGGTATCATCTGATCACTATGGTGATTTGAAAGCACTTCAACAGCAGTTAGATATACAAAGGAAAAGCATTCGATCTAGTCAAGAAGTCCAAGAAAACTTGCTTTTGCAAAGATTAAGTAAATTGGAAAAAAGGGTATTACCTAATCAGATTAGCTCCTCTTCATTCTTATTCCCAGAAGCACTGCCTGTTGCTAACTCTGAAAGAACCCAAGAGCCTTTAATCACAAGTAAGGATGTTGTTCCTTCAAATTATCCTGAAATCCTAAACTCAAAGGATAGCCTTTTAAATTTATCACAGCCTGTTCTAGCTCAGCAAGATAATTTGACAGCACTTCAAGAACAATTGGACTTCCAGAGAGAAGTGGTATGTTCTAATGAGAAAGCCCAGGAAAAActgcttttaaagaaagaaaataagttgaACAAAAGTGAGTTTTCTGAACATGCTGTCTCCTCTTTGTTTCTACCCAAGAAAACAGAGAATTCATTTATTCCACCACCATTTGCTGAAGCTACATCTAAAACCATTTATGAAGTGGATTCATCCAAGAATGAACGTGTATCTCCCTTAATTGATtctatttcacaatttcaggatAGACTTTTGAATTTTTCACAGCCTATTTTAGCTCagcaagataactttggacttcaGAAACAATTGAATCTACAAAGAAAAGTTCTACGTTATAGCCAAAAAGCCCAAGAAGAATTGCTAGTACAGAGACAAATGGCTCTGCAGCAACAGATACAGAAACATCGAGAGACTTTAAAGGATTTCTTTAAGGACAGTCAG ACAAGTAATCCCACAGTTGAAATTGATTTAAAAACTCAGAAGATGGAGCATCTCAGAGAATGGTTTCCTTATCTCCAGGACTTAGCAAGAAATTATCAAGAAGGCGTTAATCATGCAGATAGGAGCAATTCCAATGATAATCAACTGCTTTCAGAAGATTTTACTGCCAAGCTAAGTG GTGTGCCTCTGGACAAAGAACTGGGTAGGAGTTCCTCAAAGCCACCTGTAGCAAAAATTAAATGTGGATTAGACTTGAACCAACACGAACTTAGTGCTATACAAGAAGTAGAATCACCGGGAAGTGGCAAAACTTCTCTACTAG gtaaaatagaattttatcagGATAGAGACCCTGTGAGGGTCTCAATAAGTCGAGAACAAAGTTTACTTGGTAACTTGCTGGACCATGATCCATTTGGTCATCTTCAACCAGTTGCCCAGAAGAATGTCTATAGTGATGACCATGATGAAGCAG TCAAGGAGTCTGTTTTTGAAAATCATCGAGTATTAAGTTATGCTGTGGaggaagaaaagcagagagaTCTGGTCCCAACCGTAAAGCCAGACAATAAG GCTAAAACACAAGAGATTTGTCATGAACCATTATCTTCAATAACTGTTTCTACCGGGAGTATTTTAAGTAGTGAGAACACAGATTTGAGCCTTACAGGTACAG AGGAAGAATTTACATCTGATCAAATGCACATCCAACAGATCGTAGACAAGTatataaatgaagcaaatatgaTGCCTGAAAAAACAGACTTTCAGg TTCCAGCTGTTGACCTTGACTTTCCAGAATTAGAACACACTTTTCCAAATTTGCATCGACAGCTCTTTAAACCCTTAGAACCACATCCAGATTCTgatttatcatcatcattttctgGGATTTCTCAAGACAACACAGACTTTTCCAAG AGCTCAGATTCATCTGAAAGCCACCATGTTACTCTGTTACCTAAAATCACAGTTTCTAATATAGCACTGAGGACCAGCCCACATTCTTTTCTTAACACCGTGAACCAGCAACCTGACCCTAACTCAAACCATGCTGCAGCTCTGAGTTTTGCTACAGAAAATATCGAAC GATGTGAACAGTCTGTTCAACAGCTTCTGCCAGAATTTTCTTCAGAGGGGAGCCAGCATGCTGATCTACCGAGTATTTTTAGCATTGAAGCGAGAGTTTCTTCCCAAGGCATGGAAAATCAGAACTACTCCTCTGAACAGAAAGAAATattacaaattaagaaaaaaagttcagTCTTCACTTCATCTGATGAGACTAATGTATTTGAAAGCTTAAATGTACAGCATAGCACTCCATGTGGTTCTATATCCAGTGAGTGTTCAATAAAAGACCAACtagaaggcagaaaagaaaggCTGTTACAGAGAGAAAGACTCACTAAAGATGGTAAAAATGGAACCTGTGGGGTTTTAGACATAAATCCTTATGCAGAGGAAACTGACTCTCAGTTACTGGTAAGAGCAGTGGAGATGGGAACTCCAGTTCATACACCACATTCATTACCTATTCAGAATGAAATACACTTTGAGAATTCAGCTAAAACTGAAATTGCAGAAATCTTAAGGAACACATCTCAACAAGCAGAATCAGCGCTCTTTATAGGTTCTGGATCTTTTTCAGTTCACAGCTCTGTTCCAATCTGG GAGACAGAGTCTGGCCATGGTATAATGGAAGAGCCAGAACTTACTTTAGTTAGCACCAGTGATAACAGTGTTGCAGAAATGGATTTCGAAAATTTAACCCTGGAAGAAAAggagactaaggcaaaaaattgTTTTCAG GTGAGTGAATTTCTGCCTCTCCTACCAGAAATAGAAACCTCAGACAGTCTGGCCATATCAAAGCGTTCAGGAGAGACACCAGCATCACAGCCTGAAG ACATTACAGCTCTACCAGGAAGCTTGCAAGAAGCattcttaaagagaaagaaatcatttATTGCAAAATCCTCCCAAAGGCAGAAAGAGATAAGGAATAAAATTCGCGTTTCTAAAAATTCCCCAGTCACACTACTTCATGAGAAACCTACAG GTTCATCTACAAGTCACCTGAAAGGTACAGGCAAAGTTAGAGtgtttcttcccaaagacaggaAGATTGCAGAAGCCCTCATACACCAAAGGACTCTAAG ATCATATAACCATTTACCAGAAGTgaaacaacaaaatgaaacaaaagcacAAGAAGTTTACGCAAAAGCAAAAGAATTTCATAAG AAAACACTAGAGAGACTTCGAGCCAAAAATACATACTGA